In one window of Burkholderia cenocepacia DNA:
- a CDS encoding ArnT family glycosyltransferase: MPDARNRLDRAHPRRPPAHNKLLICMKPVVRLTASATRALPRWLLLTLCFVYAAFGLFGRDPWKNEDAAGFGVMWTMAKGGWHDWLLPNLVGKFITTDGPLGYWLGALSIRGLGPWVDASNASRVDTGVLFCVACAFVWYAAYLLGRRAEVQPFKYAFGGEPEPRDYGRTLADGALLVLVACFGLAERGHETTPQLAQFAWIAMLVYGIVRGIDKPLQGALWWGLAIGLVALSGNPVLVVALLAGTAALWLVTPEMRNLRLPLVGVPLAAAIFALWPLAAFVAAPDDAAWFFNQWIHGSLMRFSGPPTAVLGYAAKNLPLFTWPAWPLAIWAWWSWAGMRRRAHIAIPLSVAVPLVALVILQSQQSNRMYMLLLPPLAVLATFALPTLKRGAINAIDWFAVLSFTILGTFVWLVWLASLTGFPHPLARNLARLVPGYEPHFKILSFICAVIVTVCWCFLARWRVSRQPKVLWRSVVLSSAGTTLMWVLLMTLWLPIVNYGRTYRDVAQQIAVHLPSDYECISPVRLGDAQIATFAYFGNMRFDFSGDCDVILRQDRADFGEPSAMSQYVWRLVWEGRRVADRDERFRLYERIERPKTPVKRRPPRRQAAD, encoded by the coding sequence ATGCCGGATGCTCGAAACCGGCTCGACCGCGCGCACCCGCGCCGGCCGCCCGCCCATAACAAATTGCTCATCTGCATGAAGCCTGTCGTCCGTCTCACCGCCTCCGCCACGCGTGCGCTGCCACGCTGGCTGCTGCTCACGCTCTGCTTCGTCTACGCGGCGTTCGGCCTGTTCGGCCGCGACCCGTGGAAAAACGAGGACGCGGCGGGCTTCGGCGTGATGTGGACGATGGCCAAGGGCGGCTGGCACGACTGGCTCCTGCCGAACCTGGTCGGCAAGTTCATCACGACCGACGGGCCGCTCGGCTACTGGCTCGGTGCGCTGTCGATCCGCGGCCTCGGCCCGTGGGTCGACGCGAGCAACGCGTCGCGCGTCGATACCGGCGTGCTGTTCTGCGTCGCGTGCGCATTCGTCTGGTACGCGGCCTACCTGCTCGGCCGGCGCGCCGAGGTTCAACCGTTCAAATACGCATTCGGCGGCGAACCCGAGCCGCGCGACTACGGCCGCACGCTCGCGGACGGCGCGCTGCTGGTGCTCGTCGCCTGCTTCGGCCTCGCGGAACGCGGGCACGAAACGACGCCGCAGCTCGCGCAGTTCGCGTGGATCGCGATGCTCGTGTACGGGATCGTGCGCGGCATCGACAAGCCACTGCAAGGCGCACTGTGGTGGGGCCTCGCGATCGGCCTCGTCGCGCTGTCCGGCAACCCGGTGCTGGTCGTCGCGCTGCTCGCGGGCACGGCCGCGCTGTGGCTCGTCACGCCCGAAATGCGCAACCTGCGCCTGCCGCTGGTCGGCGTGCCGCTCGCGGCCGCGATCTTCGCGCTGTGGCCGCTCGCCGCCTTCGTCGCGGCGCCCGACGACGCCGCGTGGTTCTTCAACCAATGGATCCACGGCAGCCTGATGCGCTTTTCGGGCCCGCCGACGGCCGTGCTCGGCTATGCGGCGAAGAACCTGCCGCTGTTCACGTGGCCTGCGTGGCCGCTCGCGATCTGGGCGTGGTGGAGCTGGGCCGGCATGCGCCGCCGCGCGCACATCGCGATTCCGCTGTCGGTCGCCGTGCCGCTCGTCGCGCTCGTGATCCTGCAAAGCCAGCAGTCGAACCGCATGTACATGCTGCTGCTGCCGCCACTCGCGGTGCTCGCGACGTTCGCGCTGCCGACCCTCAAGCGCGGCGCGATCAACGCGATCGACTGGTTCGCGGTGCTGAGCTTCACGATCCTCGGCACCTTCGTGTGGCTCGTCTGGCTCGCGTCGCTCACCGGCTTCCCGCATCCGCTCGCGCGCAACCTCGCGCGCCTCGTGCCCGGCTACGAGCCGCATTTCAAGATCCTGTCGTTCATCTGCGCAGTGATCGTCACCGTGTGCTGGTGCTTCCTCGCGCGCTGGCGCGTGTCGCGACAGCCTAAGGTGCTGTGGCGCAGCGTCGTGCTGTCGAGCGCGGGCACCACGCTGATGTGGGTGCTGCTGATGACGCTGTGGCTGCCGATCGTCAACTACGGCCGGACCTATCGCGACGTCGCGCAACAGATCGCCGTGCACCTGCCGTCCGACTACGAGTGCATTTCGCCGGTGCGGCTCGGCGACGCGCAGATCGCGACCTTCGCGTATTTCGGCAACATGCGCTTCGATTTCTCCGGCGACTGCGACGTGATCCTGCGTCAGGACCGCGCCGACTTCGGCGAGCCGAGCGCGATGTCGCAATACGTGTGGCGTCTCGTCTGGGAAGGCCGCCGCGTCGCCGACCGCGACGAGCGCTTCCGCCTGTACGAGCGCATCGAACGGCCGAAGACGCCCGTCAAGCGGCGTCCGCCGCGCCGCCAGGCGGCCGATTGA
- the lipA gene encoding lipoyl synthase, producing the protein MAAALERPSLTALGQPGARSRDKLARIPVRVEPAAGAALPKPPWLRARPMMSAAVADMAAVLREHRLHSVCEEAMCPNIGECFAQRTATFMIMGGLCTRRCPFCDVAHGRPEPLDPDEPARLADAAAALGLRYVVITSVDRDDLRDGGAAHFAACIAAVRASVPGIGVEVLTPDFRGRAARALDALSSAWPDVFNHNIETVPSLYRAARPGADYRGSLELLAQAKAARPTLVTKSGLMLGLGERDDEVRDTLRDLRAHEVDVLTLGQYLAPSEHHLPVRRYVSPEAFAAWHDEALALGFREVVAGPLVRSSYHAADVLENA; encoded by the coding sequence ATGGCCGCCGCGCTCGAACGACCCAGCCTCACGGCGCTCGGCCAGCCCGGCGCGAGAAGTCGCGACAAGCTCGCGCGCATTCCGGTGCGCGTCGAGCCCGCGGCCGGCGCGGCGCTGCCGAAGCCGCCGTGGCTGCGCGCGCGGCCGATGATGAGCGCGGCGGTGGCCGACATGGCCGCCGTGCTGCGCGAGCATCGGCTGCATTCCGTCTGCGAGGAGGCGATGTGTCCGAACATCGGCGAATGCTTCGCGCAGCGCACCGCGACCTTCATGATCATGGGCGGGCTGTGTACGCGGCGTTGCCCGTTCTGCGATGTCGCGCACGGCCGCCCCGAGCCGCTCGATCCCGACGAGCCCGCGCGGCTGGCCGACGCGGCGGCGGCGCTCGGGTTGCGCTATGTCGTGATCACGTCGGTCGACCGCGACGACCTGCGCGACGGCGGCGCCGCGCATTTCGCCGCGTGCATCGCGGCGGTGCGCGCGAGCGTGCCGGGCATCGGCGTCGAGGTACTGACGCCGGACTTCCGCGGCCGCGCGGCGCGTGCGCTCGACGCGCTGTCGTCGGCGTGGCCCGATGTGTTCAACCACAACATCGAGACGGTGCCGTCGCTGTATCGCGCGGCGCGGCCGGGCGCCGACTATCGCGGCTCGCTCGAACTGCTCGCGCAGGCGAAGGCCGCGCGGCCGACGCTCGTGACGAAATCAGGCTTGATGCTCGGACTCGGCGAGCGCGACGACGAGGTGCGCGACACGCTGCGCGACCTGCGCGCGCACGAGGTCGACGTGCTGACGCTCGGCCAGTATCTGGCGCCGTCGGAACACCATTTGCCGGTGCGGCGCTACGTGAGCCCGGAGGCTTTCGCCGCATGGCACGACGAGGCGCTCGCGCTCGGTTTCAGGGAAGTCGTCGCCGGCCCGCTCGTGCGGTCGTCGTATCACGCGGCCGACGTGCTGGAGAACGCGTAG
- a CDS encoding MATE family efflux transporter has translation MFGDIRRIVGLAWPVLVGQLAIIAFGVIDTAMVGRYSAVDLAALGLGSSIYVSIYIGLTGILSALQPITGQLYGARRYAEIGEEVRQALWLALLLSIPGFLLLHFPEPLLRVAHAPAALHDRTVDYLRILSYGLPASLVFRIYNALTNAAGKPRLAMILQIGALLLKFPLNVWFIFGGFGVPALGGPGCGLASTLINWALALIGYTLLAKLDVFAPLAIFSRFCWPVWARQKAILKLGVPMGLSYLIEVTSYTCMALFIAQFGTTTLAGHQIAGNIGAVLYMTPLSIGVAASTLVARALGAGRAEEARLLGRHSVIFACGVAAAYGVLVVALRPLIIGGYTPNPAVAAAAMPLVAIVACYHVFDALQVTSAFVLRAYKVAAVPTVIYAVALWGVGLSGGYVLGFDVGGIAPAWLTGARGFWFANTVSLMLAGAGLVLYLRRISRAHAAAA, from the coding sequence ATGTTCGGCGACATCCGCCGAATCGTCGGTCTCGCGTGGCCGGTGCTGGTTGGCCAGCTCGCGATCATCGCGTTCGGCGTGATCGACACCGCGATGGTCGGCCGCTACTCGGCCGTCGATCTCGCCGCGCTCGGGCTCGGCTCGTCGATCTACGTATCGATCTACATCGGCCTGACGGGCATCCTGTCCGCCCTGCAGCCGATCACCGGGCAACTGTACGGCGCGCGGCGCTATGCCGAGATCGGCGAGGAAGTGCGCCAGGCGCTGTGGCTCGCGCTGCTGCTCTCGATTCCGGGCTTCCTGCTGCTGCATTTTCCCGAGCCGCTGCTACGCGTCGCGCACGCGCCCGCCGCGCTGCACGATCGCACCGTCGACTACCTGCGCATCCTGTCGTACGGGCTGCCCGCCAGCCTCGTATTCCGCATCTACAACGCGCTGACCAACGCGGCCGGCAAGCCGCGACTTGCGATGATCCTCCAGATCGGCGCGCTGCTGCTCAAGTTTCCGCTGAACGTGTGGTTCATCTTCGGCGGCTTCGGCGTACCGGCGCTCGGCGGCCCCGGCTGCGGGCTGGCCAGCACGCTGATCAACTGGGCGCTCGCGCTGATCGGCTACACGCTGCTCGCGAAGCTCGACGTGTTCGCGCCGCTCGCGATCTTCTCGCGCTTCTGCTGGCCCGTCTGGGCGCGCCAGAAGGCGATCCTGAAGCTCGGCGTGCCGATGGGCCTGTCGTACCTGATCGAGGTCACGTCGTACACGTGCATGGCGCTGTTCATCGCGCAGTTCGGCACGACGACACTCGCCGGCCACCAGATCGCCGGCAACATCGGCGCGGTGCTGTACATGACGCCGCTGTCGATCGGCGTAGCGGCGTCGACGCTGGTCGCGCGCGCGCTCGGCGCGGGACGCGCCGAGGAAGCCCGGCTGCTCGGCCGGCACAGCGTGATCTTCGCGTGCGGCGTGGCGGCCGCCTACGGCGTGCTCGTGGTCGCGCTGCGCCCGCTGATCATCGGCGGCTATACGCCGAACCCGGCCGTCGCCGCGGCCGCGATGCCGCTCGTCGCGATCGTCGCGTGCTACCACGTGTTCGATGCGCTGCAGGTCACGTCGGCGTTCGTGCTGCGCGCGTACAAGGTGGCGGCCGTGCCGACCGTGATCTATGCGGTCGCGCTGTGGGGCGTCGGACTCAGCGGCGGCTACGTGCTCGGCTTCGACGTGGGCGGGATCGCGCCCGCGTGGCTGACCGGCGCACGCGGCTTCTGGTTCGCGAACACGGTCAGCCTGATGCTCGCGGGCGCGGGGCTCGTGCTGTACCTGCGCCGCATCAGCCGCGCGCACGCCGCCGCGGCCTGA
- a CDS encoding alpha-ketoacid dehydrogenase subunit beta has protein sequence MARKITYSQAINEALAQEMARDDSVIVMGEDNAGGAGAPGEDDAWGGVLGVTKGLFHKFPGRVLDTPLSEGGYIGAAVGAAACGMRPVAELMFIDFMGVCFDQIFNQAAKFRYMFGGKAVTPVVIRAMYGAGLRAAAQHSQMLTSLFTHIPGLKVVCPSTPYDAKGLLIQAIRDNDPVIFLEHKLLYTREGDVPEESYAIPFGEANVMRDGDDATIVTYGRMVHLAMDAAATLAKDGIQCDVIDLRTTSPLDEETILESAARTGRVVVVDEANPRCSIATDIAALVAQRAFRSLEAPIELVTAPHTPAPFAGVLEDLYIPSADAIAQAVLKTRS, from the coding sequence ATGGCAAGGAAGATCACTTATTCGCAGGCGATCAACGAGGCGCTCGCGCAGGAAATGGCGCGCGACGACAGCGTGATCGTGATGGGCGAGGACAACGCGGGCGGCGCGGGCGCGCCGGGCGAGGACGACGCATGGGGCGGCGTGCTCGGCGTGACGAAGGGGCTGTTCCACAAGTTTCCGGGCCGCGTGCTCGATACGCCGCTGTCGGAGGGTGGCTACATCGGCGCGGCGGTCGGCGCCGCCGCGTGCGGGATGCGTCCCGTCGCGGAACTGATGTTCATCGATTTCATGGGGGTGTGTTTCGACCAGATCTTCAACCAGGCCGCGAAATTTCGCTACATGTTCGGCGGCAAGGCCGTGACGCCGGTCGTGATCCGCGCGATGTACGGCGCCGGCCTGCGCGCGGCCGCGCAGCACTCGCAGATGCTCACGTCGCTGTTCACGCATATCCCGGGGCTGAAGGTCGTGTGCCCGTCGACGCCGTACGACGCGAAGGGGCTGCTGATCCAGGCGATCCGCGACAACGATCCCGTGATCTTCCTCGAACACAAGCTGCTCTATACGCGCGAGGGCGACGTACCGGAGGAATCCTATGCGATTCCGTTCGGCGAGGCGAACGTGATGCGCGACGGTGACGACGCGACGATCGTCACGTACGGCCGGATGGTGCATCTCGCGATGGACGCGGCCGCGACGCTCGCGAAGGACGGCATCCAGTGCGACGTGATCGACCTGCGCACGACGTCGCCGCTCGACGAAGAAACGATCCTCGAAAGCGCGGCGCGCACCGGGCGCGTGGTGGTGGTCGACGAAGCGAATCCGCGCTGCTCGATCGCGACCGACATCGCCGCGCTCGTCGCGCAGCGCGCGTTCCGGTCGCTCGAGGCGCCGATCGAGCTCGTGACCGCGCCGCACACGCCCGCGCCGTTCGCCGGCGTACTGGAAGACCTGTATATCCCGTCCGCCGATGCGATCGCGCAGGCGGTACTCAAGACGAGGAGCTGA
- a CDS encoding MerR family transcriptional regulator: MPNDAATPLLTVSDAASRLGVTPRTLKYYEERGLVTPSRSEGRYRLYDEADLERFARILRLRALGFSLHGITEMLKRPLEETGDGRRRYSDASLRDIRTGLAEQIDTLDRRIAAVQRELKEAVALRKELQHDIDYVERRLAGENADELIAQRRAEIGARRARKDRE, translated from the coding sequence ATGCCGAACGATGCCGCCACCCCGCTCCTGACCGTCAGCGACGCCGCGTCGCGACTCGGCGTCACGCCGCGCACGCTCAAATATTACGAAGAGCGCGGACTCGTCACGCCATCGCGCAGCGAAGGTCGCTACCGCCTCTACGACGAAGCCGACCTCGAACGCTTCGCGCGCATCCTGCGGCTGCGCGCGCTCGGCTTCTCGCTGCACGGCATCACCGAAATGCTGAAGCGTCCGCTGGAAGAAACGGGCGACGGCCGGCGCCGCTATTCGGATGCCTCGCTGCGCGACATCCGAACCGGCCTCGCCGAGCAGATCGATACGCTCGACCGGCGGATCGCGGCCGTCCAGCGCGAGTTGAAGGAAGCCGTCGCGCTGCGCAAGGAGTTGCAGCACGACATCGACTACGTCGAGCGGCGCCTCGCCGGCGAAAACGCCGATGAACTGATCGCGCAGCGGCGGGCCGAAATCGGCGCGCGGCGCGCCCGCAAGGACCGCGAATGA
- a CDS encoding zinc-dependent peptidase, with the protein MLSKLTRWFDDRRRDRALRSHPVPDALWQETVERLPFLATLPPDALGRLRELTSLFVAKKSFSTAHGLELTDAMIVAIAAQACLPVLNLDLSLYDGWVGVVVYPGEFVIRKTVQDEDGVVHEVEQDASGEAWEGGPVILSWEDAQMTDGRDAYNVVIHEFAHKIDMVNGAADGYPPLFRRWHAPHLDAQAWADVFEHAYDQFCARVDAVPDRAWARFERDSLIDPYAADHPSEFFAVCSEALFVRPKAFESEFPELYRLLARYYRQDPAGTGALDAP; encoded by the coding sequence ATGCTTTCGAAACTGACTCGCTGGTTCGACGACCGCCGCCGCGACCGCGCGCTGCGCAGCCATCCGGTTCCCGACGCGCTGTGGCAGGAAACCGTCGAGCGCCTGCCGTTCCTCGCCACCCTGCCGCCCGACGCGCTCGGCCGGCTGCGCGAATTGACGAGCCTGTTCGTCGCGAAAAAATCGTTTTCGACCGCGCACGGGCTCGAACTGACCGACGCGATGATCGTCGCGATCGCCGCGCAGGCCTGCCTGCCCGTGCTGAATCTCGATTTGTCGCTGTACGACGGCTGGGTGGGCGTCGTCGTGTATCCGGGTGAATTCGTGATCCGCAAGACGGTGCAGGACGAGGACGGCGTCGTCCATGAAGTCGAGCAGGATGCGAGCGGCGAGGCATGGGAAGGCGGCCCCGTGATCCTGTCGTGGGAAGACGCGCAGATGACGGACGGCCGGGACGCATACAACGTCGTGATTCACGAGTTCGCGCACAAGATCGACATGGTCAACGGCGCGGCCGACGGCTATCCGCCCCTGTTTCGCCGCTGGCATGCGCCGCACCTCGACGCGCAGGCGTGGGCCGACGTGTTCGAACATGCGTACGACCAGTTCTGCGCGCGCGTCGACGCGGTGCCGGATCGCGCATGGGCGCGCTTCGAGCGGGACTCGCTGATCGATCCCTATGCAGCCGATCACCCGTCGGAATTCTTCGCGGTGTGCAGCGAGGCGCTGTTCGTCCGGCCGAAAGCGTTCGAGTCCGAATTTCCGGAGCTGTACCGGCTGCTGGCGCGCTACTACCGGCAAGATCCGGCCGGCACCGGGGCCCTCGACGCACCGTGA
- a CDS encoding acetoin dehydrogenase dihydrolipoyllysine-residue acetyltransferase subunit, which translates to MSIHMITMPKWGLSMEQGQVNGWLKAVGERVTKGDEVLDVETDKISSGVECAFDGTLRRQVAQEGETLPVGALLGVVAAAEASDAEIDAAIADFQRDFVPSAASDEAAGPQPEKAQIGGRTIRFLKLGDGSDTPAVLIHGFGGDLNNWLFNHAELATHRPVWALDLPGHGESGKAVETGSLDELADAVLALLDAQHIERAHLIGHSMGGAVAMTVAERAPQRVASLTLIASAGLGTDINRAYIDGFVAGNSRNTLKPHLGALFADDALVTRQLVEDLVKYKRLEGVQAALEKIAHAAFDGAAQRRVFRDRLATLAPRTLVIWGERDEVIPAQHAQGLPDGVRAEVIAGSGHMVQMEAAADVNRLIVAFLGD; encoded by the coding sequence ATGTCGATTCACATGATCACGATGCCCAAATGGGGGCTGTCGATGGAGCAGGGGCAGGTCAACGGCTGGCTGAAGGCAGTCGGCGAGCGCGTGACGAAGGGCGACGAGGTGCTCGACGTCGAGACCGACAAGATCTCGTCGGGCGTCGAATGCGCGTTCGACGGCACGCTGCGCCGGCAGGTCGCGCAGGAGGGCGAGACGCTGCCCGTCGGCGCGCTGCTCGGCGTCGTCGCGGCCGCCGAGGCGAGTGATGCCGAGATCGACGCGGCGATCGCCGACTTCCAGCGCGATTTCGTGCCGAGCGCGGCGTCCGACGAGGCGGCCGGCCCGCAGCCGGAGAAGGCGCAGATCGGCGGACGCACGATCCGCTTCCTGAAGCTGGGCGATGGTTCGGACACGCCGGCCGTGCTGATCCACGGCTTCGGCGGCGACCTGAACAACTGGCTGTTCAATCACGCGGAGCTCGCCACGCACCGGCCGGTGTGGGCGCTCGATCTCCCCGGCCACGGCGAATCGGGCAAGGCGGTCGAGACCGGCAGCCTCGACGAACTGGCCGACGCGGTGCTCGCGCTGCTCGATGCGCAGCACATCGAGCGCGCGCACCTGATCGGCCATTCGATGGGCGGCGCGGTCGCGATGACGGTGGCCGAGCGCGCACCGCAACGCGTTGCATCGCTCACGCTGATCGCGAGCGCGGGGCTCGGCACCGACATCAACCGTGCGTACATCGACGGCTTCGTCGCCGGCAACAGCCGCAATACGCTGAAACCGCACCTCGGCGCGCTGTTCGCGGACGACGCGCTGGTCACGCGGCAACTCGTCGAGGATCTCGTCAAGTACAAGCGGCTCGAAGGCGTGCAGGCCGCGCTGGAGAAGATCGCGCACGCCGCGTTCGACGGCGCTGCACAGCGGCGCGTGTTCCGCGACCGGCTCGCGACGCTTGCGCCGCGCACGCTCGTGATCTGGGGTGAGCGCGACGAGGTGATTCCCGCGCAGCATGCGCAGGGTTTGCCGGACGGCGTGCGTGCCGAGGTGATCGCAGGCAGCGGACACATGGTGCAGATGGAGGCGGCCGCCGACGTGAACCGCCTGATCGTCGCGTTCCTCGGAGACTGA
- a CDS encoding SDR family NAD(P)-dependent oxidoreductase codes for MTAPLEGQVAIVTGGARGIGRGIALTLAGAGADILLADLLDDALDATAREVRALGRRAAIAKVDVTQAAQVDAMVAQALADLGGLDILVNCAGVISIHPVAELTERDWDFVMDVNAKGTFLGCRAALAHLKAQGRGRIINVASIAGKEGFPNLAHYSASKFAVVGFTNALAKELARDGVTVNAICPGIVRTYMWDRLSDEWKTDGESVEQSWQRHQLTLIPQGRAQTPEDMGRLALFFATMDNVTGQAVNVDGGFTFH; via the coding sequence ATGACAGCCCCTCTCGAAGGACAGGTCGCCATCGTCACGGGCGGCGCGCGCGGCATCGGCCGCGGCATCGCGCTGACGCTCGCCGGCGCCGGCGCCGACATCCTGCTGGCCGACCTGCTCGACGACGCGCTCGACGCCACCGCGCGCGAGGTGCGCGCGCTCGGCCGGCGGGCCGCGATCGCGAAGGTCGACGTCACGCAGGCCGCGCAGGTCGACGCGATGGTCGCGCAGGCGCTCGCCGACCTCGGCGGGCTCGACATCCTCGTGAACTGCGCGGGCGTGATCAGCATTCATCCGGTCGCCGAACTCACCGAGCGTGACTGGGATTTCGTGATGGACGTGAACGCGAAGGGCACGTTCCTCGGCTGCCGGGCGGCGCTCGCGCACCTGAAGGCGCAGGGGCGCGGCCGGATCATCAATGTCGCGTCGATCGCGGGCAAGGAAGGCTTTCCGAATCTCGCGCATTACAGCGCATCGAAATTCGCGGTCGTCGGCTTCACCAACGCGCTGGCGAAGGAGCTTGCGCGCGACGGCGTGACCGTCAACGCGATCTGCCCCGGCATCGTCCGTACCTACATGTGGGACCGGCTGTCAGACGAATGGAAGACCGACGGCGAATCGGTCGAGCAGTCGTGGCAGCGGCACCAGTTGACGCTGATTCCGCAGGGCCGCGCGCAGACGCCGGAAGACATGGGCCGGCTCGCGCTGTTCTTCGCGACGATGGACAACGTGACGGGCCAGGCCGTGAACGTCGACGGCGGCTTCACGTTCCACTGA
- a CDS encoding type B 50S ribosomal protein L31, producing MKPGIHPDYREVVFQDMSNGFKFITRSTIQTRETIEHEGKTYPLAKIEVSSESHSFYTGQQKIMDTAGRVEKFKNKFGARANGKAAAK from the coding sequence ATGAAACCTGGCATTCACCCGGACTACCGCGAAGTCGTCTTCCAAGACATGTCGAACGGCTTCAAGTTCATCACGCGCTCGACGATCCAGACGCGTGAAACCATCGAACACGAAGGCAAGACCTACCCGCTCGCCAAGATCGAAGTGTCGTCGGAATCGCACTCGTTCTACACGGGTCAGCAAAAGATCATGGACACGGCAGGCCGTGTCGAGAAGTTCAAGAACAAGTTCGGCGCACGCGCCAACGGCAAGGCTGCGGCAAAGTAA
- a CDS encoding thiamine pyrophosphate-dependent dehydrogenase E1 component subunit alpha: MTASTQLGRDKLLDAYRLMRTIREFEERLHVEFATGEIPGFVHLYAGEEASAVGTILHLGLDDYVATTHRGHGHCIAKGVDVHGMMAEIYGKKTGVCRGKGGSMHIADLSMGMLGANGIVGAGGPLVCGAALAAKHKKTGGVGVCFFGDGASNQGVIFESMNLASVWRLPAIFVAENNGYAEATSSSWSVATDNIADRANGFGMPGVIVDGFDFFAVHEALGEAVERARNGGGPTLVEVKFTRYFGHFEGDAQTYRAPGEVQKLRDEKDCLKHFETRVVRAEALTTDDLRAVDAQVKALIDDAVAQAKAAPLPDAADLLADVYVSYP; encoded by the coding sequence ATGACCGCTTCGACACAGCTCGGCAGGGACAAACTGCTGGACGCCTATCGGCTGATGCGCACGATCCGCGAATTCGAGGAACGCCTGCACGTCGAATTCGCGACCGGCGAGATACCCGGCTTCGTTCACCTGTACGCGGGCGAGGAGGCATCCGCCGTCGGCACGATCCTGCACCTCGGCCTCGACGACTACGTGGCCACGACGCACCGCGGCCACGGCCATTGCATCGCGAAAGGCGTCGACGTGCACGGGATGATGGCCGAGATCTACGGCAAGAAGACGGGCGTCTGCCGCGGCAAGGGCGGCTCGATGCACATCGCCGACCTGTCGATGGGGATGCTCGGCGCGAACGGCATCGTCGGCGCGGGCGGCCCGCTCGTGTGCGGCGCGGCGCTCGCGGCCAAGCACAAGAAGACGGGCGGCGTCGGCGTGTGCTTCTTCGGCGACGGCGCGTCGAACCAGGGCGTGATCTTCGAATCGATGAACCTCGCGTCGGTGTGGCGGCTGCCCGCGATCTTCGTCGCCGAAAACAACGGCTATGCGGAAGCGACGTCGTCGAGCTGGTCGGTCGCGACCGACAACATCGCCGATCGCGCGAACGGGTTCGGGATGCCGGGCGTGATCGTCGACGGCTTCGACTTCTTCGCGGTGCACGAGGCGCTCGGCGAGGCCGTCGAACGGGCGCGCAACGGCGGCGGCCCGACGCTCGTCGAAGTGAAGTTCACGCGCTACTTCGGCCACTTCGAGGGCGATGCGCAAACCTACCGGGCGCCGGGCGAAGTGCAGAAGCTGCGCGACGAGAAGGACTGCCTGAAGCATTTCGAAACGCGCGTCGTGCGCGCCGAAGCGCTGACGACCGACGACCTGCGTGCGGTCGACGCACAGGTGAAGGCGCTGATCGACGACGCGGTCGCGCAGGCGAAAGCGGCGCCGTTGCCGGATGCCGCCGACCTGCTGGCCGACGTCTACGTGTCGTATCCGTGA